A segment of the Nitrospina gracilis 3/211 genome:
TTGCCCACTTTGCGGCAGTAAGTATCTGCTTCCTGCCATGTGACGTTTTCCACGGGCAGGTTGTCGCCTTTGAATTTTGACGGATTGGCGCCCATCACTTTCTTAAATTCGGCCTGCGTCACTTCGTGGGTATCGATCTCGTAGGTGTTGAGATGAATGCGGCGCGGCGGTGCTTCGTCGCGGAACCATTTTCTCTCGCAGTGGTCGTTGTGCTCGACGCACAGGCGAAAACCGATCTGCGGGTTTCCGCCCTGTACGAACTCGCCCGCCGGGATGAGGGCCATGCCGGGGGAGGCTCCGCCTTTACCCTGCGCCTGGGCGCAGGGCGCTATTGCGAACATCAAAAACAGGACCACTCCCGAAATCGAAAACCGCTCGTAAAAAGGTGAGAGTTTGCTGGTATCCATACCGTCCGGTTTGGGGTTGCGTGCAGGGGTTAAAATCAGGCAAAGCCATTGGATATTATACCCGTTGCACGAAGGTGGAAAAACCGGAACAAAACCCGATCCGTCTGCATCTTAAATTATGGGAACCCTCAAGCGGAAAAGAGAAGAAGACACCGATCGAGGTTTCTAAAGGAAAGGAGAGGGTGTCATGATTGCGGTCGAAAAACTGGGTGAGAACCGCGTGTCCCTGACGTTGCCGGAGAAGATCGAGGCCAGCGATTTTCCCGCCGCCGCGCCGGAGGTGGATGGACTGATTGAACGGTACGGGCACATCCGTCTTTTGCTCAACCTGGCATCGCTTCGCCGCTGGGACGGATGGCAGGCGCTCAAGGAACACATTTCATTTGTGCGTGCGCATCATCAGCATATTCAGCGCATCGCAGTGGTGGTGGGTCCCCTTTGGCAGAGGATTGCCGTGCGCGTAATGCGTGTCATTCTACATGCGCGGGTGCGCGTGTTTGAAGTGACGGAGCTGGAGGCGGCCCGCGCCTGGCTGCAGGGAGACGGCGGTAAATAATGGAGAAACCGGTGGCACGGTCATGAACGTGCAACGTTTGTTGATCGTAGCCGGCGTGGTGTTGCTTGCGGTGGGACTGCTGTGGCCGTGGATCGGTAAGCTCGGCCTCGGCCGCCTGCCCGGCGACATCACCATCCGCCGCGACAACTTCAGTTTTTATTTTCCCCTCACCACCTGCATCGTGCTGAGCGCAGTGGCAACGTTGATCTTCTGGCTGTTCCGAAAATGACCCGGGGGGAAACCGAGTTTGCCTTCCGAACCGCGCATCTCCTTAGCCTTTGAAACGCGACCAGGCCGACTCGATCCCCGTTTTCAGTTCGTTCCATGACTTGTCGAGCCCGGTTTTCATATCCTCCCACGCGCCCTCGCTGGCCGTCTGTACGTCTTTTAATTTCGCCTGCATGTCCGCCTTTTTCTTCCGCATCGCTTCCACTTCATCCAGGTATTTCATCTGCGCTTCCGCCTCTGCCTGGTTGGCCTTGGCCTTCAGCTTGTCGATGTCCGCAGAGACCTCATCGAGTTTGGACTGCATCCAGTTGATGTATTCTTCCTTCTTGCCCATTTGCATCTCCTTTTTTATTTTCCACTATACGTTTCTGTGGATTGAGATGCAGGAAACCCATGCCGCGTTGCAAAAATCGGGAATCGAAAGTATCTGAATTTGCTCGTGAAAGGGAATGTAATTTTGTTGACTTGCCGATACCCGGTTTTCACAATTGACCGCGGGCGGGATCCGGAATTAATGTAAGAGACTACTTAATTTTAAGGGAGGTGGACGATGGAGTTGCAAAAGAGGGGAGCGGCGGCTTTCACGTGGCGGTGGATCGGGCTGGCTGCGCTCCTGCTGGGGCTGGTGGCGTGTGGCCATTCGCATTCCCACGGCGGCAAACGTTACTGGAGTGCGGACCGCGACCAGTGGCAGAAACCGGAAGCGGTGATCGCCGCCCTTCAACTGCAACCCGGCATGGCCGTCGCCGACCTCGGTTCCGGCACCGGTTACTTCACGCACCGGCTCGCGGGGGCGGTGGGTGCGGGTGGACGGGTGTATGCCGTCGATGTCGACCGCGACCTGCTGGCGGAAGTGGGCCTGCTCGCGCGGAAGAAAAACCTTAACAACGTCCAGCTGGTGCGCGCGGCCAAACACGATCCCCAGCTCCCCGAACCGGTGGACATGATTTTTTCCTCCAACGTTTACCACCACCTCGAAGACCGCGCCGCGTATTTTGAAAGCGTGAAGAAGTATCTGAAACCCGGCGGGCGGGTGGCGATTCTCGATTTCCGCGAAGGCGCGTTCCGTCACTTCACGCGGCGGGCCACGATGATCGAGGAGTTCGAACTGGCGGGATACGCGCTGGTGGAAGAACACACCTTCCTGCCGCGGCAGAACTTTCTGGTATTCGAGCCGCAAACCCCTTAACGCTATTCACATTCCAGATTCATCGGGCCCCTTTCCCGGGAAGCGTACCGGACTGGCGAGCCCGGACAGCGCCCGGTTTCGGGTTCCATTTGCATTCCGCATTGGGAAATAATTCCCTCCCTTTCTTTGGGTAGCCGGGAACCCTTTAAAATTCAATGCCAAAAAATTTAAAAAATCGGTTGACAGGAACTNNNNNNNNNNNNNNNNNNNNNNNNNNNNNNNNNNNNNNNNNNNNNNNNNNNNNNNNNNNNNNNNNNNNNNNNNNNNNNNNNNNNNNNNNNNNNNNNNNNNTGTTATGATTATGATAATGATTTTCAAAATCATAGCTGAAGGACTTCAGGCATCCATTTAGCTGCATTTTGAAACCTCAGTTCAACGCGTTACCGGGTCCGTGTGAGGAGGGACCGGGGGCTGTGATTCCCGACTGGGGTTGGGAGTTAAGGAAAGGTTGATGGTTCCTCGGCCATTCCCAGCTCCTGGTCCTTGACCCGGCTTGAATGCAAACCTCCCTTGGTTTGTTGCAGTAGATTCAAACGCATTGGTTCTTGCGCGGCCCGGCGGGCCGTCTTCCCCCGCCGGTCGCGTCTGGAAAGAGGGGGTCGTTTCCACTTTCTCAAAACAGGCTTACCCCTCCCGTGGGAACGGCGCCCTCTTCTTCCAGCTTCTTCCGATTCCAAATCACCCCACCCCCGGCAATCAAAACGTTAACCGGAAAATTTCGAAAAAAGGGTCGGCGTCCGGCGCTATTCAGGTTTTGAGAAAGGCGGGAACTTTTTCCGCCCACTTGCCTTTGAACAGCTTGCCCGCATGTTCGATGTAGGCGCGGCTCATTTCCTTCAGCCGCGCGGTATCTTCTGCCAGTTCTTCTACTTTCACCCACAGGTTCCAGTGGTGTGCGATGGACCACGCGGGATCGTTCAGGCGGCAGTCGGGCAAGCGAAAATGAAAGGTGGGACGGGGTTTGGTCAATTCATCGGTGACCAGTTGTTGCATCAGGTCTTCGTTGATGTGAGAGAGCAGGGGAAACAAATCCAGCTCGCGATTGCGCGTGTCGTTGAATTTCACGTAATCGCGTATGAATGCTTCGTCATCGGGCTGGTATTCCGGGTCAAGGATTTTCAGTATGTAGGGTTCCTGGAACGCGCGGATGTAGGGCGACAGTTTGCGCGCGAGGTCGATGCCCATCTGCTCGTGCAGCCATTCGGCGAGAAGCAGGTAAGCGCGAAGCACGTTCAGGATCCACGTGCAATCCTGAACGGCCACTTCCGGGTTCAGGTGCATGCCGAACGCGTAGAAAACGCCCTCGTCGGTTCCTTT
Coding sequences within it:
- a CDS encoding DUF2905 domain-containing protein; translated protein: MNVQRLLIVAGVVLLAVGLLWPWIGKLGLGRLPGDITIRRDNFSFYFPLTTCIVLSAVATLIFWLFRK
- a CDS encoding STAS/SEC14 domain-containing protein → MIAVEKLGENRVSLTLPEKIEASDFPAAAPEVDGLIERYGHIRLLLNLASLRRWDGWQALKEHISFVRAHHQHIQRIAVVVGPLWQRIAVRVMRVILHARVRVFEVTELEAARAWLQGDGGK
- a CDS encoding amidoligase family protein, with protein sequence MKNEYRMPPKPRNAKGKMRTVGIELEFAAEDGRQLAELVQRIYPGTIDRIDPHLFKIRDTTLGTFTIELDTQYVHWERPNKEEVPLIDELLPQELFDDILEAVGDVMKHVVPYELVTPPIPLDRIGELDELVAELRKLKVKGTDEGVFYAFGMHLNPEVAVQDCTWILNVLRAYLLLAEWLHEQMGIDLARKLSPYIRAFQEPYILKILDPEYQPDDEAFIRDYVKFNDTRNRELDLFPLLSHINEDLMQQLVTDELTKPRPTFHFRLPDCRLNDPAWSIAHHWNLWVKVEELAEDTARLKEMSRAYIEHAGKLFKGKWAEKVPAFLKT
- a CDS encoding class I SAM-dependent methyltransferase, which produces MELQKRGAAAFTWRWIGLAALLLGLVACGHSHSHGGKRYWSADRDQWQKPEAVIAALQLQPGMAVADLGSGTGYFTHRLAGAVGAGGRVYAVDVDRDLLAEVGLLARKKNLNNVQLVRAAKHDPQLPEPVDMIFSSNVYHHLEDRAAYFESVKKYLKPGGRVAILDFREGAFRHFTRRATMIEEFELAGYALVEEHTFLPRQNFLVFEPQTP